In Prunus dulcis chromosome 1, ALMONDv2, whole genome shotgun sequence, the following are encoded in one genomic region:
- the LOC117625684 gene encoding ribulose bisphosphate carboxylase small chain, chloroplastic-like, with protein sequence MASSMVSSAAVVHRTSSPAQASMVAPFTGLKSASAFPVTRKANNDITSISSNGGRVQCMRVWPPIGLKKFETLSYLPPLSAESLAKEVDYLLRNNWVPTLEFELGNPFVHRENGNSPGYYDGRYWTMWKLPLFGCTDSSQVLKELDEASTTYPNSFIRIIGFDNIRQTQCVSFIAYKPPSF encoded by the exons atggcttcctccatGGTTTCATCAGCAGCTGTAGTTCACCGGACTAGCTCCCCTGCTCAGGCCAGCATGGTTGCGCCCTTCACTGGGCTCAAATCAGCCTCTGCTTTCCCTGTCACCCGCAAGGCCAACAATGATATTACCTCTATCTCCAGCAATGGTGGAAGAGTTCAGTGCATGCGA GTGTGGCCTCCAATTGGATTGAAGAAGTTCGAGACTCTCTCTTACCTGCCTCCCCTATCTGCCGAGTCATTGGCCAAGGAAGTAGATTATCTTCTCCGCAACAACTGGGTTCCCACCTTGGAATTTGAGTTGGgg AACCCTTTCGTTCACCGTGAGAACGGCAATTCCCCAGGGTACTATGATGGCCGTTACTGGACAATGTGGAAGCTTCCCTTGTTCGGTTGCACTGATTCTTCTCAGGTGTTGAAGGAGCTCGACGAGGCCAGTACCACTTACCCCAATTCATTCATCAGGATCATCGGATTCGACAACATCCGCCAAACACAGTGCGTTAGTTTCATCGCTTACAAGCCCCCTAGTTTCTAA